A DNA window from Turicibacter sp. TJ11 contains the following coding sequences:
- a CDS encoding leucyl aminopeptidase has translation MIQFKSNLNIKNEQTNLVVGVFSDLSHEIINQLDKSLNKRLSSSLKERLMPTKLGDITPIYPLGQIESKKVYIVGLGQSSQFTVEKCRQTFGKIAKSVKDDVTILLETFDCKEVSINELAMICSEAITLATYKMKTYKTEQKSTEPTNFFIHCDTEITEDLNRGIVYGEATNSARQLLNEPGNKLTATDLANTIAKFANENELEVRIVEKDEMEQLGMGGILGVNRGSVEPPKMIVVKYQGTPRFENVTALVGKGLTFDTGGYCLKPRAGMEAMKGDMGGAASAFGAFQIAVRLKLPVNLLLVIPSTDNMISGDAIKPGDILTTMSGKTVEVTNTDAEGRLILADGITFAKHLGASKIIDLATLTGAIVAALGSETTGAFTNNDAFFAEFQKAADSTNEYIWQMPLFPRDQKSLRNSDVADLNNAPVGKPGAIMAAAFLKEFVEDTPWIHLDIAGTADAKAAHDLGPKGGTGVMVRTIARYLEQQA, from the coding sequence ATGATTCAATTTAAATCAAATCTAAATATTAAAAATGAGCAGACTAATCTAGTTGTGGGGGTTTTTTCTGACTTATCTCATGAGATCATCAATCAATTAGATAAATCGTTAAATAAACGTCTCTCTTCTTCACTTAAAGAAAGATTAATGCCGACAAAACTTGGAGACATTACACCAATTTATCCTTTAGGACAAATTGAAAGTAAAAAAGTTTACATCGTAGGGTTAGGTCAATCAAGTCAATTTACCGTTGAAAAGTGTCGTCAAACATTTGGAAAGATTGCAAAATCAGTAAAAGATGACGTCACAATCTTACTAGAGACATTTGATTGTAAAGAAGTTTCAATTAATGAATTAGCAATGATTTGTTCAGAAGCTATTACATTAGCAACATACAAAATGAAAACTTATAAAACAGAACAAAAATCTACTGAGCCTACTAATTTCTTCATTCACTGCGACACAGAGATTACAGAAGATTTAAATCGTGGAATCGTTTATGGTGAGGCGACAAATAGCGCTCGTCAGTTATTAAATGAACCAGGAAATAAACTAACAGCAACGGACTTAGCTAATACCATTGCTAAATTTGCAAATGAGAATGAGTTAGAAGTTCGTATTGTCGAAAAAGATGAAATGGAACAATTAGGAATGGGTGGAATTTTAGGTGTTAATCGAGGATCGGTTGAACCTCCTAAAATGATTGTCGTTAAGTATCAAGGAACTCCACGTTTTGAAAATGTTACAGCTTTAGTTGGTAAAGGACTGACATTTGATACGGGAGGATATTGCTTAAAACCGCGTGCTGGAATGGAAGCTATGAAAGGTGACATGGGAGGAGCAGCTTCTGCATTCGGTGCCTTCCAAATTGCGGTTCGATTAAAATTACCAGTTAACTTATTACTTGTCATCCCATCAACAGATAACATGATTAGCGGAGATGCGATTAAACCAGGTGACATCTTAACAACAATGAGTGGAAAAACTGTTGAAGTAACGAATACGGATGCAGAAGGTCGCTTAATTTTAGCAGATGGAATTACTTTCGCTAAACATTTAGGGGCGAGTAAAATTATTGATTTAGCGACTTTAACAGGAGCGATTGTTGCTGCCTTAGGAAGTGAAACAACAGGTGCTTTCACGAATAACGACGCATTCTTTGCTGAGTTCCAAAAAGCTGCGGATTCAACGAACGAATATATTTGGCAAATGCCACTATTCCCACGTGATCAAAAATCACTACGTAATAGTGACGTTGCTGATTTAAATAACGCTCCTGTTGGAAAACCAGGTGCTATTATGGCTGCTGCCTTCTTAAAAGAGTTCGTCGAAGATACACCATGGATTCACTTAGATATTGCAGGAACTGCTGATGCTAAAGCAGCTCACGACTTAGGTCCAAAAGGTGGAACAGGGGTCATGGTCAGAACGATTGCTAGATATTTAGAACAACAAGCTTAA
- a CDS encoding MetQ/NlpA family ABC transporter substrate-binding protein: MKKLSLGLLSLITIFSLVGCNSSDESETVLKIGATAVPHAEILEQAKPILEEKGIKLEITVFQDYVMPNTSVEEGELDANYFQHIPYLEGFNQDQQTHLVNAGGVHIEPIGIYSKNYQSLDELPDGATVIMSNSVSDHGRMLTLLQKEGLIKLNPDVIADQSTVDDIIENPKNLKFKTDIDAGMLVTVYEQNEGDAVLINTNYALDGGLDPMKDAIAIEDSESPYVNVVAVKSGNEDSEAIKTLVAVLQSEKIQNFINETYQGAVVPVSE, encoded by the coding sequence ATGAAAAAATTATCATTAGGTTTATTAAGTTTAATCACCATTTTCTCTTTAGTTGGATGTAACAGCTCAGATGAAAGTGAAACAGTGTTAAAGATTGGGGCAACTGCTGTTCCTCATGCGGAAATTTTAGAACAAGCAAAACCAATCCTTGAAGAGAAAGGAATTAAACTTGAAATTACCGTTTTCCAAGATTATGTTATGCCAAATACGAGTGTTGAAGAAGGTGAATTAGATGCCAATTACTTTCAACACATTCCTTATTTAGAAGGATTTAATCAAGATCAACAAACACATCTTGTTAATGCTGGGGGCGTTCACATCGAACCCATTGGGATTTATTCAAAAAATTATCAATCATTAGATGAGTTACCAGATGGAGCAACTGTTATCATGAGTAATTCAGTCTCTGATCATGGGCGTATGCTGACGCTATTACAAAAAGAAGGTTTAATTAAATTAAATCCAGATGTGATTGCCGATCAATCAACCGTTGATGATATTATAGAAAACCCTAAAAATTTAAAGTTTAAAACAGACATTGATGCTGGAATGTTAGTCACTGTGTATGAACAAAACGAAGGAGATGCTGTTTTAATTAATACTAACTATGCCTTAGACGGTGGTCTAGATCCAATGAAAGATGCGATTGCAATCGAAGACAGTGAGTCACCTTATGTCAATGTCGTGGCCGTTAAGAGTGGTAATGAAGACAGTGAGGCGATTAAAACATTAGTTGCCGTCTTACAATCAGAAAAAATTCAAAACTTTATTAATGAAACTTATCAAGGAGCCGTTGTTCCTGTCTCAGAATAA
- a CDS encoding methionine ABC transporter permease yields MFVSLIPNVRWDKMLEATTETLYMTAISSFFVFILGLILGLILFLTSKNQLLENRWINSFLSAIVNIFRSIPFVILIILLLNVTKFLVGTILGPNAALPALIISAAPFYGRLVEIALREIDKGVIEASVAMGASLWTIILKVLIPESLPALVSGITVTTISLVSYTTMAGVIGAGGLGNLAYLDGFQRQRFDVVFVATVIILILVFILQFIGDTLTKKIDRR; encoded by the coding sequence ATGTTTGTATCATTAATACCTAATGTCAGATGGGATAAGATGTTAGAGGCTACAACCGAAACGCTTTATATGACAGCTATCTCAAGTTTCTTTGTCTTTATTTTAGGATTAATCCTTGGTTTAATTTTATTTTTAACTTCTAAAAATCAGTTACTAGAAAATAGATGGATTAATAGCTTTTTATCAGCCATTGTTAATATCTTTCGCTCAATTCCATTTGTCATCTTAATTATCCTTTTATTAAACGTGACAAAATTTCTAGTGGGCACCATCCTCGGCCCTAATGCAGCCTTACCGGCATTAATTATCAGTGCGGCCCCTTTTTATGGGCGATTAGTCGAAATCGCACTTCGAGAAATTGACAAAGGAGTTATTGAAGCTTCTGTCGCTATGGGAGCCTCACTTTGGACCATTATTCTAAAAGTCTTAATACCAGAAAGTTTACCGGCCCTAGTTTCAGGTATTACAGTCACCACGATTTCATTGGTTAGTTATACAACAATGGCCGGCGTCATCGGAGCAGGAGGACTTGGAAATCTCGCCTATCTAGATGGCTTTCAGCGTCAACGCTTTGACGTCGTCTTTGTCGCAACCGTTATTATCTTAATTTTAGTTTTTATTCTTCAATTTATTGGTGATACCCTCACTAAAAAGATTGATCGAAGATAG